In one window of Prevotella sp. E13-17 DNA:
- a CDS encoding DegT/DnrJ/EryC1/StrS aminotransferase family protein yields MKSMKIPFSPPDMSEEEAKEVREAILSGWITTGPRTKKLEAQISEYVGTAKTVCLSSATASMEMVLHLLDVQPEDEVIVPAYTYTATASVTQHVGCRLVMVDSQKHNVEMDYEQLEQAITERTKVIMPVDIAGIVADYDRVYEIVERKKSLFRPANALQAKIGRIVVVADCAHAFGAVRKGKMAGAIADFSAFSFHAVKNFTTAEGGALTWRLPFGNDIVPTDVDYMPIVPKKEGETWNEMLYRISQLFSLHGQNKDALAKTKVGMWEYDIIGPWYKCNMTDIMASLGLVQMRRYPKMLERRQQIVARYNAALDGLNVVLLNHKDAEHCSSHHLYMVRLPGKSREEVNRVMEQMAERGIATNVHFKPLPMMTAYKALGFRIADYPNAYHLFENEITLPLYTRLNDEEVDYVITNFVDIIKNL; encoded by the coding sequence ATGAAATCGATGAAAATTCCTTTCTCTCCTCCCGATATGAGTGAGGAGGAGGCTAAAGAAGTAAGAGAGGCTATATTGTCTGGATGGATTACGACAGGGCCGCGAACCAAGAAACTGGAAGCACAGATATCAGAATACGTTGGAACAGCCAAAACCGTTTGCCTGAGTTCGGCAACAGCTTCTATGGAAATGGTGCTTCATTTGCTGGATGTACAACCAGAGGACGAGGTAATCGTTCCGGCATACACCTATACGGCTACGGCCTCAGTTACACAACATGTGGGTTGCCGGTTGGTCATGGTGGATAGCCAGAAGCACAATGTTGAGATGGACTATGAGCAGTTGGAGCAGGCTATCACGGAGAGAACCAAGGTGATTATGCCGGTGGATATAGCAGGCATCGTGGCCGACTATGACAGGGTGTATGAGATTGTAGAGCGGAAGAAGAGCCTGTTCAGACCTGCCAATGCGCTGCAGGCGAAGATAGGCAGGATTGTTGTAGTGGCAGACTGCGCCCATGCATTTGGTGCTGTAAGAAAAGGAAAGATGGCTGGAGCCATTGCGGATTTCAGTGCATTCAGTTTCCATGCAGTGAAAAACTTCACTACTGCTGAGGGGGGTGCTCTGACATGGAGATTGCCTTTCGGGAATGATATTGTACCGACTGATGTTGATTATATGCCGATTGTACCCAAGAAAGAAGGTGAAACCTGGAATGAGATGCTATACAGGATATCCCAACTGTTCAGTCTGCATGGACAGAACAAGGATGCCCTTGCCAAAACAAAGGTCGGAATGTGGGAATACGACATCATCGGCCCATGGTATAAATGTAACATGACGGACATCATGGCATCTCTTGGCTTGGTGCAGATGCGGCGTTATCCCAAGATGCTGGAGAGAAGACAGCAGATCGTGGCTCGCTACAATGCTGCACTCGACGGCCTGAATGTGGTATTGCTGAATCACAAGGATGCAGAGCATTGTAGTTCGCATCACTTGTATATGGTTCGTCTGCCGGGTAAAAGTCGCGAGGAGGTGAACCGGGTGATGGAGCAGATGGCAGAACGAGGCATTGCCACGAATGTACATTTCAAACCACTGCCGATGATGACGGCATACAAGGCACTGGGCTTTCGTATTGCTGATTATCCGAATGCGTACCATCTGTTTGAAAATGAGATAACACTGCCATTGTACACCCGTCTCAACGACGAGGAAGTGGACTATGTGATAACTAACTTCGTAGATATCATCAAGAATTTGTGA
- a CDS encoding sugar transferase has translation MKRLFDIVASGLGLILLSPLFLVLAIWIKADSKGPVFYRQIRVGRYNRDFRIFKFRSMRAGSDTGSLITIGGRDPRITRSGYLIRKFKLDELPQLINVFVGDMSLVGPRPEVRHYVNYWTPAQMHVLDVRPGITDPASIKFLNENELLEKTEDPEKYYIEVIMQEKIRLYLEYVEKHNFFYDLALIFKTFGVIVKEKLFSGSSMQS, from the coding sequence GTGAAAAGATTATTCGATATAGTCGCGAGCGGACTTGGACTCATTCTGCTAAGTCCCCTCTTTTTGGTTCTTGCCATTTGGATTAAGGCAGATTCAAAGGGACCGGTGTTTTATCGCCAGATACGTGTAGGAAGGTACAACAGGGATTTCCGTATCTTTAAGTTCCGCTCCATGCGAGCCGGTTCTGACACGGGAAGCCTTATTACGATTGGTGGCCGCGACCCTCGCATCACGCGTTCCGGCTACTTGATCCGTAAGTTCAAGCTCGACGAACTGCCTCAGCTCATCAATGTTTTTGTGGGCGACATGAGTCTGGTGGGGCCGCGGCCGGAGGTTCGCCACTATGTGAACTACTGGACACCCGCGCAGATGCACGTGCTGGATGTCCGCCCTGGTATCACCGATCCTGCGTCTATTAAATTTCTTAACGAGAATGAATTGTTGGAAAAGACTGAAGACCCGGAAAAATACTATATAGAGGTCATCATGCAGGAGAAGATAAGGTTGTATTTGGAATATGTCGAGAAGCATAACTTCTTTTATGACCTGGCGTTAATATTTAAAACCTTTGGGGTAATCGTGAAAGAAAAATTATTCAGCGGCTCCTCTATGCAAAGTTAG
- a CDS encoding choice-of-anchor J domain-containing protein, which yields MNRIRFLLLTLVALLSGQGVMADAYLADFNTKIETSDHAFQVASNWRHIVSTYTSSYTDDEVYVSYSYSSSAGVDGSGALSCSTNQKSNSTYDLLVTPVVKGTVKIAAKGTASYYTPLLEFYKINEDGAGNLTRGDKIAVDVTSLTSNAFTEFTIPVDDAGERIGIRSSYVYLDNFSATEAVIVPESKIKIVSAVPSATNGTIYWEQQANGKVLVKYTVTVENTGDVDLKEGDENFSVSIFNRSTGFVYSTVSVPQALAVGETSDPFEVSAEVDPTIWPNTYTYINMDLKENLFGTVVQRTQSYWIAYEPKFVFRKANTTSTSSIDAAENWGVIKESTTKEYEIANTGTAPLMIKSITLPAGFTSANMPVIPEGGLVIEKGGKQLLSITQEATAFGDLGGNLVIAYLDKDKAEQTYTLPFSANVISSNTWFADFNGEGKSSAVTYPAGVVAEGGINTDYNYSEGKYDIFLKGRTGSSYATENNRFITPKLHAAAGEKLSFSVKGVSGDNYYAKVYISTDRKNWGEPVAYFTAAEKEGAEAIGSSDWVSKSVTFPAEGDYYVAFALYGEFKIDNLVGLTKVDVAHDLYIKSVSWPDASVKSGTALQKPSLDVIPLTDEMASAYTVKYVYGETVLAEATPVALTASATSSKSFSFSWTPVVENTTTYEGTKVVIDFGGGVKFESEPFDLTVTNEPIFHFLNSVPTSKWYEPNDRTQAITFGKTNTADTQNFVIFNWGPAPLTVNSISLPEGFTTTAQFPMTVPAFNGENSGLATASQALDITFSAETAGSYSGDMVITYSGDKTFTLPISGVKLDPTKFYANFGAESNQWPAGSVYQSNVSTTYVATGNYAINSSSSTNNLFITPKLTATAGDKLMFDAKIYSDSWNEGKVVVYAAATRDELVNFDPENDTRTPLFSVSGKDEENPLTTDFQTFEVSFAEAGDYYVAFEISGRSYVDEIYGLKQAAAVAHDLTIVSSNIPAEAMQNITKTATVNVLNLGLADEPAEGYTVTAYVNGVAAGTGTTVTIPATHKLSDAGTALSVGFMTSKVGTFPVYVEVKAGDYKVATAPVDVTFVAEEAKAEATAETGGFSTSVPLNLSYYNSESVSLFTSAVLSGSYGLSDGAKIKSITIKGYKTTDETKSTFNVWYEWTDDAAQEKPADGLYNTESLTQIVADKEMTWPKLGSSSEPVDFITLNFAEPLVYHTGKSLRLLMRSNSDQWKSASFEAGTSATNNLAYYHQNDTRTTFETNSWSSSALPVLHIALEVAPTTYSGTVKNGKGEALAGATVTLTSNDGAGVQYTGTADAEGAYSINVIQNGRTYDVEAEYDIYEKETVADVSFEEGSLTKDFVLKFDPSKQLVNGDFEGEYSVYATPKNDRAIYQPAGWNVAYENGESNDMTALNANCQAWNNFQNRPQPENGGANTYWTRFRWGNSENLTLSQTVKLLPGDYRLMADAFFNGAGGASATISAAGVSKNVAGNSTWSNYAVDFTLTEKSDVTISLNIKQTAANENVVGFDNVKLLFLLEASKEVLTNEIAKAEALKTATRTEGLTAFDGAIDAAKQLLTSDDAAAVDAAVEALKTAEQTFLVANLPLQEGTYYVYNPFSEKFLSRGSSHGTRAVADDYGVAVNVTVDMTNETYKLQSFDNGLYYGDDYWMYADCSGDRVRAYKLERTQNGFYLHNSSRDVADNRLYVYTKDDADKWAVAGNAIMGENISDEAQAEWQFLTKDEYNTLIAGREAAAIAAAKTAAGIANDAELVEGEANELTFAAGHGWTQTVVRPQDNQPATNDNGTEMWQATGSYTQTVEGLEKGLYKVTMQAFYRNGGAEECVARYESGYNTVQAYLDANGNKVQVKSWAADKGEGNDPNSMQQAKAKFDEGKYLVETFAYVGEDGVLNLTVNNPSFVGNGWFIINNVKYVKVIDKATADLNAAKDSLLTAINAAKALNADDYTEASANALSDGITAAETALNAAEATVASLTTAKTDLEAVVAALVTKAAAELAAAKQALSDEIAAAKALNADDYVEASAKALADGITAAETALNADDATVESLTTAKAALKAVVDALVTKAAAELAAAKQALAEEIAAAEELAKTDMGTEANQALATAITTAKAALDATDATVESLTAAKQALISAEDSFRTLITGIANIKAAVEAGKVYDLRGRKVTGALKKGAVYVINGKKVVLK from the coding sequence ATGAACAGAATTCGATTTCTACTTTTAACGCTGGTAGCATTGCTATCAGGCCAAGGCGTCATGGCTGATGCTTATTTGGCTGACTTCAACACGAAGATTGAAACCAGCGATCATGCTTTCCAGGTGGCTTCCAACTGGCGGCACATTGTCAGTACCTACACAAGTAGCTACACTGACGATGAAGTCTATGTCAGCTATTCCTACTCGTCGTCAGCGGGCGTGGATGGAAGCGGTGCCTTGAGTTGCAGTACTAACCAAAAAAGTAACAGCACCTACGACTTGCTCGTAACGCCTGTTGTGAAGGGTACTGTGAAGATTGCTGCAAAAGGGACTGCTTCTTATTATACACCGCTTCTTGAATTCTATAAAATCAATGAAGATGGTGCTGGCAATCTGACGCGTGGCGACAAGATTGCTGTAGATGTAACAAGTCTGACGAGTAATGCTTTCACCGAGTTCACTATTCCTGTTGACGATGCCGGCGAGCGTATTGGTATTCGCAGCTCGTATGTCTATCTGGATAATTTCTCGGCAACCGAAGCCGTGATTGTTCCCGAAAGCAAGATTAAGATTGTTTCGGCCGTTCCTTCTGCCACCAACGGTACCATCTACTGGGAGCAGCAGGCCAACGGCAAAGTGCTCGTGAAATATACCGTGACGGTAGAGAACACGGGCGATGTGGATTTGAAAGAGGGCGATGAGAACTTCAGCGTCTCTATCTTCAACCGTAGCACGGGCTTTGTCTATAGCACAGTGTCCGTTCCCCAGGCCCTGGCTGTTGGTGAAACGTCTGATCCTTTTGAGGTATCAGCCGAGGTAGATCCTACAATCTGGCCCAACACCTATACCTATATTAATATGGACCTGAAGGAGAACCTGTTCGGAACGGTTGTTCAGCGTACTCAGTCGTACTGGATAGCCTACGAGCCAAAGTTCGTTTTCCGCAAAGCCAACACCACCTCGACCTCAAGCATCGATGCTGCAGAGAACTGGGGCGTCATCAAGGAGAGCACCACGAAGGAATATGAGATTGCCAATACGGGTACGGCTCCGCTGATGATCAAGAGCATCACTCTGCCTGCGGGCTTCACCAGTGCCAATATGCCGGTGATTCCAGAAGGTGGACTTGTTATAGAAAAGGGAGGCAAGCAGCTTCTGAGCATCACGCAGGAAGCTACAGCCTTTGGTGATTTAGGCGGCAATCTGGTCATTGCCTATCTTGACAAGGACAAAGCCGAGCAGACCTATACGCTGCCTTTCTCTGCCAATGTGATCAGCAGTAATACGTGGTTTGCCGATTTCAATGGTGAGGGCAAGTCATCGGCGGTGACATATCCCGCAGGTGTCGTTGCCGAGGGCGGTATTAATACTGACTATAATTATTCAGAAGGCAAGTATGACATCTTCTTGAAGGGTCGCACTGGCAGCAGTTACGCTACGGAAAACAATCGTTTTATAACGCCAAAGCTGCACGCTGCAGCCGGCGAGAAGTTGTCGTTCAGTGTGAAAGGCGTCAGTGGTGACAATTACTATGCTAAGGTTTATATTTCTACCGACCGCAAGAACTGGGGCGAGCCTGTGGCTTACTTCACAGCAGCCGAGAAAGAAGGTGCCGAGGCTATCGGTTCTTCTGACTGGGTCAGCAAGTCGGTGACCTTCCCTGCCGAGGGCGACTACTATGTGGCCTTCGCACTCTATGGCGAGTTTAAGATTGACAACCTGGTCGGACTGACCAAGGTGGATGTGGCTCACGACCTCTATATCAAGAGCGTCAGCTGGCCCGATGCTTCAGTGAAGAGCGGAACAGCACTGCAGAAGCCCAGCCTGGATGTGATTCCTCTGACCGATGAGATGGCCAGTGCCTACACCGTGAAGTACGTATATGGTGAGACCGTTCTGGCAGAGGCTACACCTGTAGCTCTGACAGCCAGCGCCACTTCGTCGAAGTCGTTCTCGTTCTCGTGGACGCCTGTTGTCGAGAACACCACGACCTACGAGGGCACCAAGGTGGTGATAGATTTCGGTGGCGGCGTGAAGTTCGAGAGCGAGCCTTTCGACCTCACCGTGACCAACGAACCTATCTTCCACTTCCTGAACAGTGTTCCCACTTCTAAGTGGTATGAGCCCAATGACCGTACGCAAGCCATCACGTTTGGCAAGACCAATACGGCCGATACGCAGAACTTCGTTATCTTCAACTGGGGACCAGCACCTCTGACCGTGAACAGCATCTCGCTGCCCGAGGGCTTCACCACAACAGCTCAGTTCCCCATGACGGTGCCTGCCTTTAATGGTGAGAATAGTGGATTGGCTACTGCATCGCAGGCGCTCGACATCACATTCTCTGCCGAGACAGCCGGCTCTTACAGTGGCGATATGGTCATCACTTATAGTGGCGACAAGACCTTCACGCTGCCTATCAGCGGCGTGAAACTGGATCCTACCAAGTTCTATGCCAACTTCGGCGCAGAGAGTAATCAGTGGCCTGCCGGTTCTGTCTATCAGAGCAATGTCAGCACTACTTATGTGGCTACGGGCAACTATGCCATCAATTCGTCGAGTTCCACCAACAACCTCTTTATCACTCCAAAGCTGACGGCTACTGCCGGCGATAAACTGATGTTTGATGCAAAGATCTATAGCGACAGCTGGAACGAGGGTAAAGTGGTGGTTTATGCCGCTGCAACCCGCGACGAACTGGTGAACTTTGATCCAGAGAACGATACTCGCACACCATTGTTCAGTGTCAGCGGTAAGGATGAAGAGAATCCTCTGACCACCGACTTCCAGACCTTTGAGGTGTCATTTGCTGAGGCTGGCGACTATTATGTAGCCTTCGAGATTAGTGGCCGTTCTTATGTTGATGAGATCTATGGTCTGAAGCAGGCTGCTGCCGTAGCTCACGACCTGACCATCGTTTCGAGCAACATCCCTGCCGAAGCCATGCAGAACATAACCAAGACGGCTACCGTCAATGTGCTGAACCTGGGCTTGGCCGATGAGCCTGCCGAGGGCTATACCGTGACAGCCTATGTGAACGGTGTGGCTGCTGGCACAGGCACTACGGTGACTATCCCCGCAACTCACAAGCTCAGCGATGCTGGCACTGCACTCTCTGTAGGTTTCATGACATCTAAGGTTGGTACCTTCCCCGTCTATGTAGAGGTGAAGGCTGGCGACTATAAGGTTGCTACTGCTCCTGTTGATGTGACATTCGTTGCAGAAGAGGCTAAGGCTGAGGCAACTGCCGAAACAGGTGGATTCTCAACGAGCGTACCATTGAACCTCAGCTATTATAATAGTGAGTCTGTTTCTCTGTTCACTTCTGCAGTGCTGTCTGGCTCTTATGGCTTGTCAGATGGTGCAAAGATCAAGTCGATCACCATCAAGGGCTACAAGACAACAGATGAGACTAAATCAACATTTAACGTGTGGTATGAGTGGACTGATGACGCTGCGCAGGAAAAGCCTGCTGATGGTCTTTATAACACAGAATCTCTCACGCAGATTGTTGCAGACAAGGAAATGACTTGGCCTAAGCTGGGTTCTTCTTCTGAGCCAGTTGACTTTATTACGCTGAATTTCGCTGAACCTCTTGTTTACCATACAGGTAAATCGCTTCGTCTGCTGATGCGTTCTAATTCTGATCAGTGGAAGTCAGCAAGCTTCGAGGCTGGTACTTCGGCAACCAACAATCTGGCATACTATCACCAAAATGATACCCGGACTACGTTTGAAACAAATAGTTGGTCATCGTCTGCTCTGCCTGTGCTCCATATAGCTTTGGAGGTAGCTCCTACTACCTATTCTGGCACGGTGAAGAACGGCAAGGGTGAAGCTCTGGCTGGTGCCACTGTCACACTGACCAGCAACGATGGTGCTGGTGTGCAGTACACGGGAACAGCTGATGCAGAGGGTGCTTACAGCATTAACGTCATCCAGAACGGACGTACTTACGATGTAGAGGCTGAATATGACATTTACGAGAAGGAAACCGTTGCTGACGTATCGTTCGAAGAGGGCAGTCTGACAAAGGATTTCGTGCTGAAGTTCGATCCTTCTAAGCAACTGGTTAATGGCGACTTCGAGGGTGAGTATTCTGTATATGCTACACCCAAGAATGACCGTGCTATCTATCAGCCTGCAGGCTGGAATGTTGCCTACGAGAATGGTGAGTCGAACGATATGACGGCGCTGAACGCCAACTGTCAGGCATGGAACAACTTCCAAAACAGACCACAACCTGAAAATGGTGGTGCCAACACCTACTGGACGCGCTTCCGTTGGGGTAACAGCGAGAACCTGACACTCTCGCAGACCGTGAAACTGCTGCCTGGCGATTACCGCCTGATGGCAGACGCATTCTTCAATGGTGCTGGCGGCGCTTCTGCAACGATCAGTGCTGCTGGCGTCAGCAAGAATGTTGCTGGCAACAGCACTTGGAGTAACTATGCTGTTGACTTCACACTGACCGAGAAGTCAGACGTTACGATCAGCCTGAATATCAAGCAGACGGCTGCCAACGAAAACGTTGTTGGCTTCGACAATGTGAAGCTGCTCTTCTTGCTTGAGGCTTCTAAGGAAGTGCTGACCAACGAGATTGCTAAGGCAGAGGCTCTGAAGACAGCAACACGTACAGAAGGACTTACCGCATTCGATGGTGCTATCGACGCTGCTAAGCAGTTGCTCACTTCCGACGATGCCGCTGCTGTAGATGCTGCCGTTGAGGCCTTGAAGACGGCCGAACAAACCTTCCTCGTTGCTAACCTGCCTCTGCAGGAGGGTACTTACTATGTTTACAATCCGTTCTCCGAGAAGTTCCTCAGTCGTGGTAGCTCTCATGGCACTCGTGCCGTGGCCGACGACTATGGCGTGGCTGTCAACGTGACGGTTGACATGACCAATGAGACCTACAAACTGCAGTCGTTTGACAATGGTCTGTACTATGGTGACGACTACTGGATGTATGCAGACTGCTCTGGCGACCGTGTTCGCGCTTATAAGCTTGAGAGAACACAGAACGGCTTCTACCTGCACAACAGCAGTCGCGACGTGGCCGACAACCGTCTCTATGTTTACACGAAGGACGATGCCGACAAGTGGGCTGTGGCTGGCAATGCTATCATGGGCGAAAATATCTCTGATGAGGCTCAGGCCGAATGGCAGTTCTTGACGAAGGATGAGTACAATACATTGATTGCTGGTCGCGAGGCTGCTGCGATTGCTGCTGCCAAGACTGCTGCCGGCATTGCCAACGATGCCGAACTGGTTGAAGGCGAGGCTAATGAGCTGACCTTCGCTGCTGGTCACGGCTGGACACAGACCGTGGTAAGACCACAAGACAATCAGCCCGCTACCAATGATAACGGTACGGAGATGTGGCAGGCTACGGGTTCTTATACACAGACCGTAGAGGGTCTTGAGAAGGGACTTTACAAGGTGACCATGCAGGCCTTCTATCGTAATGGTGGCGCTGAAGAGTGTGTAGCCCGTTATGAGTCTGGTTATAACACCGTACAGGCTTACCTGGATGCTAACGGCAACAAGGTGCAAGTGAAGAGCTGGGCTGCCGACAAGGGTGAGGGCAATGATCCTAACTCTATGCAGCAGGCTAAGGCTAAGTTTGACGAGGGTAAGTACCTGGTTGAGACCTTCGCTTATGTAGGCGAGGATGGCGTGCTGAACCTCACTGTCAACAACCCCTCATTTGTTGGTAATGGCTGGTTCATTATTAATAATGTGAAGTACGTGAAGGTCATCGACAAGGCTACTGCCGACCTGAATGCTGCTAAGGATAGTCTGCTGACTGCTATCAATGCAGCCAAGGCTCTGAATGCAGATGACTATACCGAGGCCAGCGCAAATGCTCTGAGCGACGGTATTACTGCTGCCGAGACAGCCCTGAATGCTGCTGAGGCTACGGTTGCTTCGCTGACTACGGCTAAGACCGACCTCGAGGCTGTGGTTGCCGCACTTGTAACAAAGGCTGCTGCCGAACTGGCTGCTGCCAAGCAGGCTCTGTCTGATGAGATCGCTGCTGCCAAGGCACTGAATGCTGACGACTATGTTGAGGCAAGTGCTAAAGCATTGGCTGACGGTATTACCGCTGCCGAGACTGCCCTGAATGCCGACGATGCGACCGTAGAGTCGCTGACCACCGCCAAGGCTGCTCTCAAGGCTGTGGTAGATGCACTGGTGACAAAGGCTGCTGCCGAGCTGGCTGCTGCCAAGCAGGCTCTGGCCGAAGAGATTGCCGCTGCCGAAGAGTTGGCTAAGACCGACATGGGAACAGAGGCCAATCAGGCACTGGCTACGGCGATTACTACCGCCAAAGCTGCTCTCGATGCTACTGATGCTACGGTAGAGTCGCTGACTGCTGCCAAACAGGCACTGATCAGTGCAGAGGATAGCTTTAGAACGTTGATAACTGGTATCGCTAATATCAAGGCTGCTGTTGAGGCTGGTAAGGTTTACGACCTGAGAGGCCGCAAGGTGACAGGTGCATTGAAGAAGGGTGCTGTCTATGTCATCAACGGCAAAAAAGTTGTTTTGAAGTAA
- a CDS encoding Omp28-related outer membrane protein, protein MTKNTIVALLSTLLLSFSVAWAQGLAPNQRVLGYTQTDSITTKGGYIGQEGVYPVGALLSAKTTAPYVGCKIVGIRFAVSQSVGRTRVFLNKVGETGVVELYTQNQKTYEGWNTVFFNGEGITIQENVQYLFGFDYHESSEMAQAGEGALCGFGQDLENSFMVYGNFGSGEAFYPISGIGRLCVQLIIDVSNLPAHDMQITYFDAGFKYKQPNEKFDLLANFENVGRDTLTTFVVGYQIDNLPVVEATVNENVPSAMPYSWQYEVALPENLAIGMHTIKAFIKSLQGEALSNDKEKSLTAQFAIYRERVNRSQAYLEIYSDQNSVYVPFLDKAVGKMLEQAPQVCVANVFRKGNELAVDGASYLEELYAYAYPTFTSNRSYFPGEAYIAYDVNDYLPAIPVEMSAGIIGDVVMQDLEFPSFATVGVLADYNENSRQLTIQADGQLLEEARAIYGDVALTLLLTEDRVKSPQVSYDMLLDRATTNKNYLHDHVLRAFLTAPLGQKLTPDAEGHYHEQVSYTVPTDFVPANLSVIALLTKATDRVTDDNVLEEDIINANSVSLSTLLAVHSTVTGSVGASQYFSLDGKRLDAAKGHRGIVVERQADGRCRKVVVK, encoded by the coding sequence ATGACAAAGAATACCATTGTTGCACTGCTCTCAACCCTGTTGCTGTCATTCTCGGTAGCGTGGGCGCAGGGCTTGGCTCCCAACCAGCGCGTGTTGGGCTATACTCAGACCGATAGCATCACCACAAAGGGTGGCTATATTGGTCAGGAAGGCGTCTATCCTGTTGGTGCACTGTTGTCGGCCAAGACCACTGCTCCCTATGTGGGATGCAAGATTGTGGGCATCCGTTTTGCCGTCAGTCAGAGCGTTGGACGCACGCGCGTGTTTCTTAATAAGGTAGGAGAAACGGGTGTCGTTGAACTTTACACGCAGAACCAGAAAACCTATGAAGGCTGGAACACTGTCTTCTTCAATGGCGAGGGCATCACGATACAGGAAAATGTACAGTATCTGTTTGGCTTCGACTACCACGAGAGTAGTGAGATGGCCCAAGCTGGTGAGGGTGCTCTCTGCGGTTTTGGTCAAGATCTGGAAAATTCTTTCATGGTCTATGGCAATTTTGGTAGCGGCGAGGCCTTCTATCCCATCTCAGGCATCGGTCGTCTCTGTGTGCAGCTGATTATCGATGTGAGCAATTTGCCTGCTCACGACATGCAGATCACGTATTTTGATGCGGGCTTCAAATACAAGCAGCCTAACGAAAAATTCGACCTGTTGGCCAACTTCGAAAATGTGGGACGCGACACGCTGACCACCTTTGTGGTGGGTTATCAGATAGACAACCTGCCTGTCGTCGAGGCCACCGTTAACGAAAATGTACCCAGTGCGATGCCTTATTCTTGGCAGTATGAGGTGGCACTGCCTGAGAATCTGGCTATAGGCATGCACACCATCAAGGCTTTTATCAAGAGTTTGCAGGGTGAGGCGTTGTCCAACGATAAGGAGAAGAGCCTGACGGCACAGTTTGCCATCTATCGCGAGCGCGTCAATCGCAGTCAGGCCTATCTGGAAATCTATAGCGACCAGAACTCGGTCTATGTGCCTTTCCTTGATAAGGCTGTCGGCAAAATGCTGGAGCAAGCTCCACAGGTTTGTGTTGCCAATGTGTTCCGCAAGGGCAACGAACTGGCAGTCGATGGCGCCAGCTATCTGGAGGAACTTTATGCCTATGCCTATCCCACCTTCACCAGCAACCGCTCATACTTCCCAGGCGAGGCTTATATAGCCTATGACGTCAACGACTACCTGCCTGCTATCCCCGTCGAGATGTCGGCTGGCATCATTGGCGATGTGGTGATGCAAGACCTGGAGTTCCCGTCGTTTGCCACGGTGGGTGTGTTGGCCGACTATAATGAGAACTCTCGTCAGCTGACTATCCAGGCAGACGGACAGTTGTTGGAGGAGGCACGTGCCATCTACGGTGATGTGGCACTCACGCTGCTGCTCACCGAGGATCGGGTGAAGAGTCCGCAGGTGAGCTATGACATGCTTCTGGATCGTGCTACCACCAACAAGAACTACCTGCACGACCACGTGTTGCGGGCTTTCTTGACGGCTCCATTGGGCCAGAAACTCACCCCCGATGCCGAAGGACACTATCATGAACAGGTCAGCTATACGGTGCCAACTGATTTCGTGCCTGCCAACCTCAGCGTGATAGCACTGCTGACAAAGGCCACCGACCGTGTGACCGACGATAACGTGCTGGAGGAGGATATCATCAATGCCAACAGCGTTTCTTTGAGCACTCTGCTTGCTGTCCATTCAACGGTAACGGGCTCGGTTGGTGCTTCGCAGTATTTCTCGCTCGATGGTAAGCGTCTGGATGCAGCCAAGGGTCATCGTGGCATCGTCGTTGAACGACAGGCCGACGGCCGTTGCCGTAAGGTCGTTGTCAAGTGA